A genome region from Crossiella equi includes the following:
- a CDS encoding glycosyltransferase family 2 protein, with the protein MSASVVQPHLPSPPSDEEAYWYFGPQRRWVLVLSSLSFVFTGLTLFQFSVRTPWLWVFLVVLVLNVVGIVMSLLDSRHPRRVSRAQHDLLVRVWAPARVPSVDVYLPTCGEPLEVLRNAYTHVSRLEWDGVLRVWVLDDAAREVVRELAGEFGFEYVVRPDRGFLKKAGNLNHALTISRGELILILDADFAPRADMLRHLVPYFADESVGIVQTPQCFDTDAGMNWLQRAAGAAQEWFFRWIQPSRDANDAAICCGSNAVYRRSAIDSVGGFAPLEHSEDMYTGLSLLGKGFRTQYLPLLLAKGLSPDTVAGFVAQQYRWAMGNLHLITDRGVVRGGRGLLLSYWNGVISYVLTAVNVFASPLPPLLMLVFAPADVRPWHVLPFLLPVWSWLVLIPAVSKTRWSMHVIRAHQLVGFASAFAVVHTLRGRAANWVPTGVSQGRGGLARRVGLVAFGWLGATTLAGWVAFAVGVTRYGLADYWALGAYLVVQAYLVLPLLSALARQDIGTGNRWAATAYRRSWPELLAITVALGFIGLLASGAVDGAL; encoded by the coding sequence GTGTCCGCATCCGTCGTCCAACCACATCTGCCCTCGCCGCCCTCGGATGAGGAGGCCTACTGGTACTTCGGACCGCAGCGGCGGTGGGTGCTGGTCCTGTCCTCGCTGTCGTTCGTGTTCACTGGCCTCACGCTGTTCCAGTTCTCCGTGCGGACACCCTGGTTGTGGGTGTTCCTGGTCGTGTTGGTGCTCAACGTCGTCGGCATCGTCATGTCGTTGCTGGACAGCCGCCATCCCCGGCGGGTCAGCCGGGCGCAGCACGATCTGCTGGTTCGGGTGTGGGCGCCTGCCCGGGTGCCCTCGGTGGACGTGTACCTGCCCACCTGCGGGGAGCCGCTGGAGGTGCTGCGCAACGCGTACACGCACGTCAGCCGTCTCGAGTGGGACGGGGTGCTGCGGGTGTGGGTGTTGGACGACGCCGCCCGGGAGGTGGTTCGGGAGCTTGCCGGGGAGTTCGGGTTCGAGTACGTCGTGCGGCCTGATCGCGGGTTCCTGAAGAAGGCTGGCAACCTCAACCACGCGCTGACGATCTCGCGCGGGGAGCTCATCCTCATCCTGGACGCCGATTTCGCGCCTCGGGCCGACATGCTCCGGCATCTCGTGCCCTACTTCGCCGACGAGTCCGTCGGGATCGTGCAGACGCCCCAGTGCTTCGACACCGATGCGGGCATGAACTGGTTGCAGCGGGCCGCCGGGGCCGCGCAGGAGTGGTTCTTCCGGTGGATCCAGCCTTCGCGGGATGCCAATGACGCCGCGATCTGTTGTGGCAGCAATGCCGTGTACCGGCGGAGTGCCATCGACTCGGTGGGCGGGTTCGCGCCGCTGGAGCACTCCGAGGACATGTACACCGGGCTTTCCTTGCTGGGCAAGGGATTTCGGACGCAGTACCTCCCGCTGCTGCTGGCCAAGGGGTTGTCGCCCGACACCGTGGCCGGGTTCGTCGCGCAGCAGTACCGGTGGGCCATGGGGAACCTGCACCTCATCACCGACCGCGGGGTCGTGCGCGGTGGGCGCGGGTTGTTGCTGTCGTACTGGAACGGGGTCATCAGCTACGTGCTGACCGCCGTCAACGTGTTCGCCTCGCCCCTGCCGCCGCTGCTCATGCTCGTGTTCGCGCCCGCGGACGTGCGGCCCTGGCACGTGTTGCCGTTCCTGCTGCCCGTGTGGAGCTGGCTCGTGCTCATCCCCGCCGTGTCCAAGACCCGGTGGAGCATGCACGTCATCCGAGCGCACCAGCTGGTCGGGTTCGCCAGTGCGTTCGCCGTGGTGCACACCCTGCGGGGACGGGCCGCCAACTGGGTGCCCACCGGGGTCAGCCAGGGGCGGGGCGGGCTCGCCCGGCGGGTCGGCCTGGTCGCGTTCGGGTGGCTCGGCGCCACCACCCTGGCCGGGTGGGTGGCGTTCGCGGTCGGGGTCACGCGGTACGGGCTGGCCGACTACTGGGCGCTCGGGGCGTACCTGGTCGTGCAGGCGTACCTGGTGCTGCCGCTGCTCAGCGCGCTCGCGCGGCAGGACATCGGGACCGGGAACCGGTGGGCCGCGACCGCGTACCGGCGCAGCTGGCCCGAGCTGCTGGCCATCACGGTCGCGCTCGGCTTCATCGGGCTGCTCGCCTCCGGGGCCGTGGACGGTGCGCTGTGA
- a CDS encoding SAM-dependent DNA methyltransferase, whose product MPNNEFGDFQTPLPLARAVLATLPRRDYRRVLEPTCGTGTFLRAAAELGVPQRFGVEIQAGHAELAREHGQVWQQCVFDLHLGRDLPWSAGGELLVLGNPPWVTMADLTRFGSTNVPVKSNVRGLPGIAARTGESNFDVAEYIWQKLLAELAEHRPTIALLCKTQVARNLLRHCAEHAVPVAEATLRLIDSHRWFGANVDAGLLTLRLGEPAGEPECALYGDLDAEVPLRRFGLVDGRLVADVELYARTAKADGTCPVEWRQGIKHDATAVMELLPGPRTKAGKRVRVEDGHLHPLLKSSDLFHGHTATARHLLVVPQRHLGDNTAELARTAPKLWRYLLANAAALDGRRSAIYRGRPRFCVFGVGDYAFAPYKVAVSGMYKKAEFRLVGPIDGRPAVLDDTCYFLSFTDLPEAAVVTALLRGPTAEALLSALVFWDAKRPITKKLLQRIDLAHLLATADHAELAATAAALGEVPVGDTQRAVGALTARWAGLT is encoded by the coding sequence TTGCCCAACAACGAGTTCGGCGACTTCCAGACCCCGTTGCCGCTGGCCAGGGCGGTGCTGGCCACGCTGCCGCGCCGTGACTACCGGCGCGTGCTGGAACCCACGTGCGGCACCGGCACGTTCCTCCGGGCCGCGGCCGAACTCGGTGTCCCGCAACGGTTCGGCGTGGAGATCCAGGCCGGGCACGCCGAGCTGGCCCGCGAGCACGGCCAGGTGTGGCAGCAGTGCGTGTTCGACCTGCACCTGGGCCGGGACCTGCCCTGGTCGGCGGGTGGCGAGCTGCTCGTGCTGGGCAACCCGCCCTGGGTGACCATGGCCGACCTGACCCGGTTCGGCTCCACGAACGTGCCGGTGAAGTCGAACGTGCGCGGCCTGCCGGGCATCGCCGCGCGCACCGGTGAGTCCAACTTCGACGTGGCCGAGTACATCTGGCAGAAGCTGCTGGCCGAGCTCGCCGAGCACCGGCCGACCATCGCGCTGCTGTGCAAGACCCAGGTGGCCCGCAACCTGCTGCGGCACTGCGCCGAGCACGCCGTCCCGGTCGCCGAGGCCACGCTGCGGCTGATCGACTCGCACCGCTGGTTCGGCGCCAACGTGGACGCGGGCCTGCTGACACTGCGCCTGGGCGAGCCCGCCGGGGAGCCCGAGTGCGCGCTGTACGGCGACCTGGACGCCGAGGTGCCGCTGCGCCGGTTCGGCCTGGTCGACGGCCGCCTGGTCGCCGACGTCGAGCTGTACGCGCGCACCGCGAAGGCCGACGGCACCTGCCCGGTGGAGTGGCGGCAGGGCATCAAGCACGACGCGACCGCGGTGATGGAGCTGCTGCCCGGCCCGCGCACCAAGGCGGGCAAGCGCGTGCGGGTCGAGGACGGGCACCTGCACCCGCTGCTGAAGAGCAGCGACCTCTTCCACGGCCACACCGCCACCGCCCGGCACCTGCTGGTGGTGCCGCAGCGGCACCTCGGGGACAACACCGCCGAGCTCGCCCGCACCGCGCCGAAGCTGTGGCGGTACCTGCTGGCCAACGCGGCCGCGCTGGACGGCCGCCGCTCGGCGATCTACCGGGGCCGCCCGCGCTTCTGCGTGTTCGGGGTCGGCGACTACGCGTTCGCGCCGTACAAGGTCGCGGTGTCCGGGATGTATAAGAAGGCCGAGTTCCGGTTGGTCGGGCCCATCGACGGCCGCCCGGCGGTGCTGGACGACACCTGCTACTTCCTCTCCTTCACCGACCTGCCCGAGGCCGCGGTGGTCACCGCCCTGCTGCGCGGGCCCACCGCCGAGGCGCTGCTGTCCGCGCTGGTGTTCTGGGACGCCAAACGCCCGATCACCAAGAAGCTGCTCCAGCGGATCGACCTGGCCCACCTGCTCGCCACCGCCGACCACGCCGAGCTGGCCGCGACCGCCGCGGCGCTGGGCGAGGTGCCGGTGGGCGACACCCAGCGGGCCGTCGGTGCGCTGACGGCCCGCTGGGCCGGGCTCACCTGA
- a CDS encoding MBOAT family O-acyltransferase, producing the protein MSFVSPLFLWYFMPLTLAALLVFPRTWRNGVVAVASLVFYATGAGSSTLLLLACIVVNFLAGPWLEPAAEETPALAKRRRYLIIGVISFDLVILLVWKYLGFATEQLAALARLFGGDFPVTHLAMVIGISFFTFHHISYVVDIYRGERPALRDPVSFVTYIAMFPQLAAGPIVRYREISDQLPQERTHRLDDIASGFPRFALGLVKKVVIADSLAPMVDACFATPPDKMTFTVAWLGALGFTLQLYFDFSGYSDMAIGLGRMLGFRLPENFARPYSSITVTEFWRRWHMSLSRWFRDYVYIPLGGNRHGVAKTYRNLAIIFVLTGFWHGANWTYLVWGLYHGLLLVIERARHWDRVPSTPRAQIGRRALTLLLVVVGWVFFKSATLGNAFSMLGSMFLPDFGGLTDSVAAALTNQRLVLLLLALVVVFLPAQPTGPYLESVRTPPANALRIVVMTVGLVYSAILVATGTFSPFLYYQF; encoded by the coding sequence ATGTCCTTCGTCAGCCCGCTGTTCCTGTGGTACTTCATGCCGCTCACGCTGGCGGCACTGCTGGTGTTCCCGCGCACCTGGCGCAACGGTGTGGTCGCGGTGGCCAGCCTGGTCTTCTACGCCACCGGCGCGGGCTCGTCCACGTTGCTGCTGCTGGCGTGCATCGTGGTCAACTTCCTCGCGGGCCCGTGGCTGGAACCGGCGGCGGAGGAGACCCCGGCACTGGCCAAGCGCAGGCGGTACCTGATCATCGGCGTGATCAGCTTCGACCTGGTCATCCTGCTGGTCTGGAAGTACCTCGGTTTCGCCACCGAGCAGCTCGCGGCACTGGCCAGGCTGTTCGGCGGCGACTTCCCGGTGACCCACCTGGCGATGGTCATCGGCATCTCCTTCTTCACCTTCCACCACATCTCCTACGTGGTGGACATCTACCGGGGCGAACGCCCGGCGCTGCGCGACCCGGTGAGCTTCGTGACCTACATCGCGATGTTCCCGCAGCTCGCGGCCGGTCCGATCGTGCGGTACCGGGAGATCTCCGACCAGCTGCCGCAGGAGCGCACGCACCGCCTCGACGACATCGCCAGCGGCTTCCCGCGCTTCGCGCTGGGCCTGGTCAAGAAGGTGGTGATCGCCGACTCGCTGGCCCCCATGGTCGACGCCTGCTTCGCCACCCCACCGGACAAGATGACCTTCACGGTGGCCTGGCTGGGCGCCCTGGGCTTCACGCTCCAGCTCTACTTCGACTTCTCCGGCTACTCGGACATGGCGATCGGCCTGGGCCGCATGCTGGGCTTCCGCCTCCCGGAGAACTTCGCCCGCCCCTACTCCTCGATCACGGTCACCGAGTTCTGGCGCCGCTGGCACATGTCGCTGTCCCGCTGGTTCCGCGACTACGTCTACATCCCGCTGGGCGGCAACCGCCACGGCGTGGCCAAGACCTACCGCAACCTGGCGATCATCTTCGTCCTGACCGGCTTCTGGCACGGCGCCAACTGGACCTACCTGGTCTGGGGCCTGTACCACGGCCTGCTGCTGGTGATCGAACGCGCCCGCCACTGGGACCGCGTCCCGTCGACGCCGCGGGCGCAGATCGGTCGGCGGGCGCTGACGCTGCTGCTGGTCGTGGTCGGCTGGGTGTTCTTCAAGTCGGCCACCCTGGGCAACGCGTTCTCGATGCTGGGCAGCATGTTCCTGCCCGACTTCGGTGGGCTCACCGACAGCGTGGCCGCGGCGCTGACCAACCAGCGCCTGGTGCTGTTGCTGCTGGCCCTGGTCGTCGTGTTCCTGCCCGCGCAGCCCACCGGGCCGTACCTGGAGAGCGTGCGGACGCCTCCGGCCAACGCGCTGCGGATCGTGGTGATGACGGTCGGGCTGGTGTACTCGGCGATCCTCGTGGCGACGGGGACGTTCTCGCCGTTCCTGTACTACCAGTTCTAG
- a CDS encoding GNAT family N-acetyltransferase: protein MLRGANVVLRPYTKADAAAMYEVFQDPEAHMLSSTLPWYPIPPDAAQARFEEMRHDWDKPLAKNVPFAIELDGELAGSCSLWGIDYHHRNGEIGITVRPEHRGKGVSTDAVRVLCQYAFRNLGLHRVRLVTGVRNVPMQRAALAAGFTEEGRHREAWWEGDGFSDDVHYGLLVHEWRARQAATS, encoded by the coding sequence ATGCTGCGCGGTGCCAACGTCGTCCTCCGCCCCTACACCAAGGCCGATGCCGCGGCCATGTACGAGGTCTTCCAGGACCCCGAAGCCCACATGCTCAGCTCCACGCTGCCCTGGTACCCGATCCCGCCGGACGCCGCGCAGGCCCGGTTCGAGGAGATGAGGCACGACTGGGACAAGCCGCTGGCCAAGAACGTCCCGTTCGCCATCGAGCTCGACGGTGAGCTGGCGGGTTCGTGCTCGCTGTGGGGCATCGACTACCACCATCGCAACGGCGAGATCGGCATCACCGTGCGGCCGGAGCACCGCGGCAAGGGCGTGTCCACCGACGCGGTGCGCGTGCTCTGCCAGTACGCCTTCCGCAACCTCGGCCTGCACCGGGTCCGCCTGGTCACCGGCGTGCGCAACGTGCCGATGCAGCGCGCCGCCCTGGCCGCGGGCTTCACCGAGGAGGGCCGCCACCGCGAGGCGTGGTGGGAAGGCGACGGATTCTCCGACGACGTGCATTACGGTCTGCTTGTCCACGAATGGCGGGCGCGCCAGGCCGCCACCAGCTGA
- a CDS encoding metal ABC transporter permease, with product MSLEAFFAKLFDLQLTLDLLNEDFVQNALLTGLVLGLVSGVLAPMVVARKMSFAVHGTAELAFTGAAAALLLGISVGTGALVGSIVAALMLGLLGQKDTERDSVIGAVLSFGLGLGVLLLALNPTRTNNKFSLLIGQIVTVDPGELTLFASTGAAVLLVFAFIYRPLLFASADEQVAAARGVPVRVLTPLFAVLVGVATALGVQTVGALLVLALMVTPGAAAARVTARPGLAIVLSVVFAEVAALGGIVLSLAPGVPVSAFITALSFLIYLVCRAIGSRRSSRVRSATS from the coding sequence ATGAGCCTGGAGGCGTTCTTCGCCAAGCTGTTCGACCTCCAGCTCACGCTCGACCTGCTGAACGAGGACTTCGTCCAGAACGCGCTGCTCACCGGCCTGGTGCTGGGCCTGGTGTCCGGTGTGCTGGCGCCGATGGTGGTCGCGCGCAAGATGTCCTTCGCCGTGCACGGCACCGCCGAGCTGGCCTTCACCGGCGCGGCCGCGGCGCTGCTGCTGGGCATCAGCGTGGGCACCGGCGCGCTGGTCGGCTCGATCGTGGCCGCGCTGATGCTCGGTCTGCTGGGCCAGAAGGACACCGAGCGGGACTCGGTGATCGGCGCGGTGCTCTCCTTCGGCCTCGGCCTGGGTGTGCTGCTGCTGGCGCTGAACCCCACGCGCACCAACAACAAGTTCAGCCTGCTGATCGGCCAGATCGTCACCGTGGACCCGGGCGAGCTGACCCTGTTCGCCAGCACCGGCGCGGCCGTGCTGCTGGTGTTCGCCTTCATCTACCGCCCGCTGCTGTTCGCCAGCGCGGACGAGCAGGTGGCCGCCGCCCGGGGCGTGCCGGTGCGCGTGCTGACCCCGCTGTTCGCGGTGCTGGTCGGCGTGGCCACCGCCCTGGGTGTGCAGACCGTGGGCGCGCTGCTGGTGCTGGCGCTGATGGTCACCCCGGGCGCGGCGGCGGCGCGGGTCACCGCCCGGCCCGGCCTGGCGATCGTGCTGTCCGTGGTCTTCGCCGAGGTGGCCGCGTTGGGCGGGATCGTGCTGTCGCTGGCCCCCGGGGTGCCGGTCAGCGCGTTCATCACCGCGCTGTCGTTCCTGATCTACCTGGTCTGCCGCGCGATCGGCTCCCGCCGGAGCAGCCGGGTGAGGTCGGCGACCAGCTGA
- a CDS encoding acyltransferase family protein, protein MSVDYRPGKRRDIEGLRAVAVLTVLGFHAGVPGFTGGYVGVDVFFVISGFLITGLLLGDIQRAGGFSLKEFYARRARRILPSAAVVLLAVAFGSWLLLPPLRARDVAVDVLAGALNVANWRFVVNQTDYLAAARDHSPVLHFWSLAVEEQFYLVWAPLLLGVAVLVRRSVPAIATVIGVLAAASFVLSVQWTASAEPLAYMGSPARAWEFGVGALAAVAAPWFRAPAVLGVLGAAAIAWSTAVFDSVTAFPGTAALVPVFGAAALVLAGDRGIGRFLATSPMRAAGRLSFAWYLWHWPVLVFAEAVAGQLDWPVKLALVLGAALPAWLTARLVEQPVRFSATISALPVRGLAIGVTAVLLPVAAGLVVSSDAQRGMRGQVAELASSLPPAAVTGPDLLTAPASGLTPSVDRARADTPPTPGCELFPADVTGPECRFGEGTDEVVLVGDSHASQWFPAVRHLAQRRGWAVRVLVKQGCPLPDLTVYNPTLGRAYTECDTWRRQTLDTLGGLRPRMVFVGSLNQYTADAELLTQAWERSLRRIVAPVVSLRDTPLPGKDIPACVSAAPAHPESCAFPRSSALRPDPIAERASTVDMNAVLCPGDSCPAVRQGVLLYRDDSHLTNTAAGLLGPRVERVLEEQGLLAPVWQQVFHDDFDGPDGSAPDPAHWQHATGTCAPGCPAPRWGTDEIETMTADPANVRRTGQGVLAITPQLHDGQWTSGRLESRRTDFRAPAGGTLRVSARIRLPDGGPGYWPAFWLLGDAVRRDGGGWPGAGEIDVVEALNGRESVFGTLHCGTLPGGPCDEPRGLGGGELPVPGANSGFHDYAVELDQGAGELRWYVDGRQVHVRRSSQVGEAVWRQATDHGFFLILNVAVGGRLPGAPTAATVPGRPMLVDSVTVAVR, encoded by the coding sequence GTGAGCGTGGACTACCGGCCCGGCAAGCGGCGGGATATCGAGGGGCTGCGCGCGGTCGCCGTGCTCACCGTGCTCGGTTTCCACGCCGGGGTGCCCGGGTTCACCGGCGGGTACGTCGGTGTGGACGTCTTCTTCGTGATCTCCGGATTCCTCATCACCGGGCTGCTGCTCGGGGACATCCAGCGGGCGGGCGGGTTCTCGCTCAAGGAGTTCTACGCCCGGCGGGCCCGGCGCATCCTGCCCTCGGCGGCCGTGGTGCTGCTCGCCGTCGCGTTCGGCAGCTGGCTGCTGCTGCCCCCGCTGCGCGCCAGGGACGTCGCGGTGGACGTGCTCGCCGGGGCGCTCAACGTCGCCAACTGGCGGTTCGTCGTCAACCAGACCGACTACCTCGCCGCCGCCCGCGACCACAGCCCCGTGCTGCACTTCTGGTCGCTGGCCGTTGAGGAGCAGTTCTACCTGGTGTGGGCGCCGCTGCTGCTCGGGGTCGCCGTGCTCGTGCGGCGGTCCGTGCCCGCCATCGCCACCGTCATCGGCGTGCTCGCCGCCGCCTCGTTCGTGCTGTCCGTGCAGTGGACCGCCAGTGCGGAACCGTTGGCCTACATGGGATCCCCCGCGCGGGCGTGGGAGTTCGGGGTCGGTGCGCTCGCCGCCGTCGCCGCGCCCTGGTTCCGCGCGCCCGCGGTGCTCGGTGTCCTGGGCGCGGCCGCGATCGCCTGGTCCACCGCCGTGTTCGACTCCGTCACCGCCTTCCCCGGTACCGCCGCGCTCGTCCCGGTGTTCGGGGCGGCCGCGCTGGTCCTGGCCGGGGACAGGGGGATCGGGCGGTTCCTGGCCACCTCGCCCATGCGGGCCGCAGGACGGCTGTCCTTCGCCTGGTACCTGTGGCACTGGCCGGTGCTGGTGTTCGCCGAGGCGGTGGCCGGACAGCTCGACTGGCCGGTCAAGCTGGCCCTGGTGCTCGGGGCCGCGCTGCCCGCCTGGCTCACCGCCCGGCTTGTCGAGCAGCCCGTGCGGTTCTCGGCCACGATCTCCGCGCTGCCCGTGCGCGGCCTGGCCATCGGGGTCACCGCCGTGCTGCTGCCGGTCGCCGCCGGGCTCGTGGTCAGCAGCGACGCCCAGCGCGGCATGCGCGGCCAGGTCGCCGAGCTGGCCAGCAGCCTGCCGCCCGCCGCCGTCACCGGGCCCGACCTGCTCACCGCGCCCGCGTCCGGCCTCACCCCCTCGGTGGACCGGGCCCGCGCGGACACCCCGCCGACGCCCGGCTGCGAGCTGTTCCCCGCCGACGTCACCGGGCCGGAATGCCGGTTCGGCGAGGGCACCGACGAGGTGGTGCTGGTCGGCGACTCGCACGCCTCGCAGTGGTTCCCGGCCGTGCGGCACCTCGCGCAGCGGCGCGGCTGGGCGGTGCGCGTGCTGGTCAAGCAGGGCTGCCCGCTGCCCGACCTCACCGTGTACAACCCGACCCTGGGCCGCGCCTACACCGAGTGCGACACCTGGCGGCGGCAGACCCTGGACACCCTCGGCGGGCTGCGACCCAGGATGGTGTTCGTCGGCTCGCTCAACCAGTACACCGCCGACGCGGAGCTGCTCACGCAGGCCTGGGAGCGGTCGCTGCGCAGAATCGTCGCGCCGGTGGTCTCCCTGCGGGACACCCCGTTGCCCGGCAAGGACATCCCGGCCTGCGTCTCGGCCGCGCCGGCGCACCCGGAGTCGTGCGCGTTCCCGAGGAGCAGCGCGCTGCGGCCGGACCCGATCGCCGAGCGGGCGTCCACTGTGGACATGAACGCGGTGCTGTGCCCCGGGGACAGCTGCCCGGCGGTGCGGCAGGGCGTGCTGCTCTACCGCGACGACTCGCACCTGACCAACACCGCCGCCGGGCTGCTCGGCCCCCGGGTGGAACGCGTCCTGGAGGAACAGGGCCTGCTGGCCCCGGTGTGGCAGCAGGTCTTCCACGACGACTTCGACGGCCCGGACGGCAGCGCGCCCGACCCCGCGCACTGGCAGCACGCCACCGGCACGTGCGCGCCCGGCTGCCCGGCCCCGCGCTGGGGCACCGACGAGATCGAGACCATGACCGCCGACCCGGCCAACGTGCGCCGCACCGGGCAGGGCGTGCTGGCGATCACCCCTCAGCTGCACGACGGCCAGTGGACCTCGGGCCGCCTGGAGTCCCGGCGCACCGACTTCCGCGCCCCGGCGGGCGGCACCCTGCGGGTCAGCGCGCGCATCCGGCTGCCCGACGGCGGACCCGGCTACTGGCCCGCGTTCTGGCTGCTCGGCGACGCGGTGCGCCGGGACGGCGGCGGCTGGCCGGGCGCGGGCGAGATCGACGTGGTCGAGGCCCTCAACGGCCGGGAGTCCGTGTTCGGCACCCTGCACTGCGGCACGCTGCCCGGTGGCCCGTGCGACGAACCGCGTGGCCTGGGCGGCGGCGAGCTGCCGGTACCCGGGGCGAACAGCGGGTTCCACGACTACGCGGTCGAGCTGGACCAGGGCGCGGGGGAGCTCCGCTGGTACGTGGACGGCAGGCAGGTCCACGTGCGGCGGAGCTCCCAGGTGGGCGAGGCGGTGTGGCGGCAGGCCACCGACCACGGGTTCTTCCTGATCCTGAACGTGGCCGTCGGCGGCAGGCTGCCGGGCGCGCCCACGGCGGCGACCGTGCCCGGACGGCCGATGCTGGTCGACTCGGTGACCGTCGCGGTCAGGTGA
- a CDS encoding alginate O-acetyltransferase AlgX-related protein: MTVQGHPPHRTQLPAVHEALLPREHSLHRPRHGTRQLGALLAAVVFFTTPLLSWTLGARVGEFENRKLAEFPSITQGWGFFTGLSQWATDHLVFRQDAITAADGISQGLFGEPAPLDRGAQQQGPVGGAATPTPTVPGGKQQQVQPDEQQPLPGFTKVVQGKDDWLFFGLDFQAKCKPDKTIDDTLARIRKLKQVVEASGRGFLLLVPPDKTTVEAGQLPETYGGKDCAGPVAAEFWSKFSREPGIVDVRPILAETKKRLGKPVYQKLDTHWGDEGAIAAVRELAERLQPGVTAPWSVSLGESFTSSADLANMIGKPQQNSGFHYEVKPDGTTNMAKGLGVTFSQPYPISNKQLPGMLPGQVVVFGDSFLVSLSRYMHAAMSSFTVQHYGFAVTDPAAAGRTAANNDFVIFEAVERNLTSGTAGFLSYEFIEAFGKELAGKPRPR, encoded by the coding sequence GTGACCGTCCAGGGCCACCCACCCCACCGAACCCAGCTGCCCGCCGTGCACGAGGCCCTGCTGCCCAGGGAGCACTCGCTGCACCGGCCCAGGCACGGCACCCGCCAGCTGGGCGCGCTGCTGGCCGCGGTCGTGTTCTTCACGACCCCGCTGCTGTCCTGGACGCTCGGCGCCCGGGTCGGGGAGTTCGAGAACCGCAAGCTCGCCGAGTTCCCCAGCATCACGCAGGGCTGGGGCTTCTTCACCGGCCTGTCCCAGTGGGCCACCGACCACCTGGTGTTCCGCCAGGACGCCATCACCGCCGCGGACGGCATCAGCCAGGGCCTGTTCGGCGAGCCCGCCCCGCTGGACCGGGGCGCACAGCAGCAGGGCCCGGTGGGCGGCGCGGCCACCCCCACCCCGACCGTGCCGGGCGGCAAGCAGCAGCAGGTGCAGCCGGACGAGCAGCAGCCGCTGCCCGGGTTCACCAAGGTCGTGCAGGGCAAGGACGACTGGCTGTTCTTCGGGCTGGACTTCCAGGCCAAGTGCAAGCCGGACAAGACCATCGACGACACGCTCGCCCGCATCCGCAAGCTCAAGCAGGTGGTCGAGGCCTCAGGGCGCGGCTTCCTGCTGCTCGTCCCGCCGGACAAGACCACCGTGGAGGCCGGTCAGCTGCCCGAGACCTACGGCGGCAAGGACTGCGCGGGCCCGGTGGCCGCCGAGTTCTGGAGCAAGTTCTCCCGCGAACCGGGCATCGTGGACGTGCGGCCGATCCTGGCGGAGACCAAGAAGCGCCTGGGCAAGCCCGTCTACCAGAAGCTGGACACGCACTGGGGCGACGAGGGCGCGATCGCCGCGGTGCGCGAGCTGGCCGAGCGGTTGCAGCCCGGGGTCACCGCGCCGTGGTCGGTCTCGCTGGGGGAGTCCTTCACCAGCAGCGCCGACCTGGCCAACATGATCGGCAAGCCGCAGCAGAACAGCGGGTTCCACTACGAGGTCAAGCCGGACGGCACCACCAACATGGCCAAGGGCCTCGGGGTCACGTTCAGCCAGCCGTACCCGATCAGCAACAAGCAGCTGCCCGGCATGCTGCCCGGCCAGGTCGTGGTCTTCGGTGACTCGTTCCTGGTCTCGCTGAGCCGGTACATGCACGCGGCGATGTCCTCCTTCACCGTGCAGCACTACGGTTTCGCGGTCACCGACCCGGCCGCCGCCGGGCGCACCGCGGCCAACAACGACTTCGTGATCTTCGAGGCGGTCGAGCGCAACCTGACCAGCGGCACCGCCGGGTTCCTCTCCTACGAGTTCATCGAGGCCTTCGGCAAGGAACTGGCGGGCAAACCCCGGCCCAGGTAG
- a CDS encoding glycoside hydrolase family protein, which translates to MRTALRAALTVLLLLTLCAPAQAAVSKKGVTTWPFPAAGQALADVRVSWFWNWAVDKQGIPAPAGVEFVPQIWGERFVTDANLATAKREGKALLGFNEPDMAGQANMSVGRALDLWPRLVNTGLRLGAPGVAHSGDRPGSWLDQFMAGAKARNLRVDFIPLHWYGSDFSAAAVGHLRGYLQAVWDRYRKPIWLSEFALIDFTGPQPRYPSAQQQIDFIRNVTPMLNGLSFVERYAWFALPTDRSGTGLYPGAQPNSVGAAYRAAT; encoded by the coding sequence ATGCGAACCGCCCTGCGCGCGGCCCTGACCGTGCTCCTGCTGCTCACCCTGTGCGCACCGGCCCAGGCCGCGGTGTCCAAGAAGGGTGTCACCACCTGGCCGTTCCCGGCAGCGGGCCAGGCGCTCGCGGACGTGCGGGTGAGCTGGTTCTGGAACTGGGCGGTGGACAAGCAGGGCATCCCGGCGCCGGCCGGGGTCGAGTTCGTCCCGCAGATCTGGGGCGAGCGGTTCGTCACCGACGCGAACCTGGCCACGGCCAAGCGCGAGGGCAAGGCGCTGCTCGGCTTCAACGAGCCGGACATGGCCGGGCAGGCGAACATGTCCGTCGGCCGCGCGCTGGACCTGTGGCCGCGGCTGGTGAACACCGGGCTGCGCCTCGGGGCGCCCGGCGTCGCCCACAGCGGCGACCGGCCGGGCAGCTGGCTGGACCAGTTCATGGCCGGGGCGAAGGCGCGGAACCTGCGCGTGGACTTCATCCCGCTGCACTGGTACGGCTCGGACTTCAGCGCGGCCGCGGTCGGCCACCTGCGCGGGTACCTGCAGGCGGTGTGGGACCGGTACCGCAAGCCGATCTGGCTGTCCGAGTTCGCGCTGATCGACTTCACCGGGCCGCAGCCGCGCTACCCCAGCGCGCAGCAGCAGATCGACTTCATCCGCAACGTCACGCCGATGCTCAACGGACTGTCCTTCGTGGAGCGCTATGCCTGGTTCGCGCTGCCCACCGACCGCAGCGGCACCGGCCTGTACCCGGGCGCGCAGCCGAACTCCGTCGGCGCGGCCTACCGGGCGGCGACCTGA